From Allofrancisella guangzhouensis, a single genomic window includes:
- the gmk gene encoding guanylate kinase, with protein sequence MRNYIFIVSAPSGAGKSSLLKAFLGTQIGKSSFSVAVSHTTRLPRVGETNGKEYYFVDTLEFENIIKKDGFLEYARVFKNYYGTSKAELDRLLKAGKNIILEIDWQGAQQTRIIYKDKVKSLFILPPSLNELRNRLEARNTDTKETIDYRMKQAESEIAHANEYDYQLVNDDFDKALVDLCKYFKENTKS encoded by the coding sequence ATGCGTAATTATATCTTTATAGTTTCAGCTCCCTCAGGTGCTGGCAAAAGTTCTCTTTTAAAAGCTTTTTTGGGAACTCAAATCGGTAAAAGTAGTTTTTCAGTAGCAGTATCACACACAACTAGATTACCTAGAGTTGGTGAGACTAATGGTAAAGAGTATTATTTTGTAGATACATTGGAGTTTGAAAATATAATAAAAAAAGATGGCTTCTTAGAATATGCTAGAGTATTTAAAAACTATTATGGAACATCAAAAGCTGAACTAGACAGATTATTAAAAGCAGGTAAAAATATAATCTTAGAAATTGACTGGCAGGGAGCACAACAGACAAGAATAATCTATAAAGATAAAGTCAAAAGTTTGTTTATATTACCACCTTCTTTAAATGAGCTTAGAAATAGGTTAGAAGCTAGAAATACAGATACTAAAGAAACTATAGATTACCGTATGAAACAAGCTGAAAGCGAAATTGCTCATGCTAATGAATATGATTACCAGCTTGTGAATGATGATTTTGATAAGGCTTTAGTAGACTTATGTAAATATTTTAAAGAGAATACTAAAAGTTAA
- a CDS encoding saccharopine dehydrogenase C-terminal domain-containing protein — MSNKLLLVGLGQSFSGIVYYLDLLGIESLTISDIDKKKEQATLKYVNKKYPNIKVDNNIRPYSYSLVLLAIDGKSTQAFLYNNDNFSLFRRKRIFVSLGRPNYDSEEDFNKLNIYVKLHSAVLFFGFGLEPGITETMIYNEMNNNINSSKIECFCGCIPKKPTPPLNYNILFGDKLPYHDRPAIFKKNGQVLSTTRYASKENIYVESIGILESFHDGLSPYMLKSNLAVRFLDIKQKTVRYPGFYDNIKPLLDMGMFSDTKIDEIDLSCNDLLHKILFKNKVLSKDPDDISFIFLVSGRENNKKYTLLKSEYDNASKISGAMKLTTFFFIYTTYLLLNGILNEDYSGVVLSFEVYKSQKIYDFFISELTNLNVGSYYKGDIVE; from the coding sequence ATGAGCAATAAATTACTCCTAGTTGGATTGGGACAAAGCTTTAGCGGAATCGTTTACTATCTTGATCTTTTAGGAATTGAGAGTCTTACAATATCAGATATTGACAAGAAGAAAGAGCAAGCAACATTAAAGTATGTAAATAAAAAATATCCCAATATAAAAGTAGATAATAATATTAGGCCCTATTCTTACTCTTTGGTTTTATTAGCTATAGATGGTAAATCCACACAGGCATTTCTTTATAACAATGACAATTTCTCACTATTTAGGAGGAAAAGAATATTTGTTAGCTTAGGTAGACCTAACTATGATAGTGAAGAAGACTTTAACAAATTAAATATTTACGTTAAATTACATAGCGCAGTCTTATTTTTTGGTTTTGGTTTAGAGCCTGGAATAACTGAAACTATGATTTACAATGAAATGAATAATAATATAAACTCTAGTAAAATAGAGTGCTTTTGTGGTTGCATACCAAAAAAACCTACACCACCTTTGAATTACAATATTTTATTTGGTGATAAATTACCATATCATGATAGGCCTGCTATTTTTAAAAAGAACGGTCAAGTGTTATCAACTACGAGATATGCTTCTAAGGAAAATATATATGTAGAATCTATAGGAATTTTAGAGAGCTTTCATGATGGTTTATCTCCATATATGCTTAAAAGTAACCTAGCTGTTAGATTTTTAGACATAAAACAAAAAACAGTTAGATATCCTGGTTTTTATGATAATATTAAGCCCCTTTTAGATATGGGCATGTTTAGTGATACAAAAATTGATGAAATTGACTTAAGTTGCAATGACCTACTACATAAAATTTTATTTAAAAATAAAGTTTTATCTAAAGATCCAGATGATATAAGTTTTATATTTTTAGTATCTGGTAGAGAAAATAATAAAAAGTACACTTTGTTAAAGTCAGAATATGATAACGCTTCTAAAATATCAGGAGCAATGAAGCTAACAACCTTCTTTTTTATTTATACCACATATCTACTACTTAATGGAATTCTAAATGAAGATTATAGTGGAGTTGTACTTTCATTTGAAGTTTATAAGAGTCAAAAAATATATGACTTTTTTATATCAGAATTAACAAACTTAAATGTAGGAAGTTACTATAAAGGAGACATTGTAGAATGA
- a CDS encoding IS701 family transposase translates to MKQRELANLYTEYLLCQNSQASATECSSMLDELVKHDSFSRMLKVGSYESKYVWLKGKGILKTYKDKPKILSIDNTISPKSDSKVNEVVNWFYDHSVGRAVKGINLISALIHVGDANIPVGFEVQTKENFVVEKDKAGRERLKRKARYTINELARKLVLKIIKNFSSFDYVVADRYFASKDNLRFFNKHKLSYVIGIANNRLVAKSKANALAGNYCRLDELGLLENETIKIYLKDIKYSLVVTRQVFKNGDNSTGEIYLITNDLNLESNHIKDIYQKRWNIEVYHRSIKQNASLAKSPTSIAVTQLNHIGLSIGAYCELEKLKLVSNKNHYALKRKMLIAANQASHREIIKMKKIFKMTA, encoded by the coding sequence ATGAAACAACGTGAATTAGCGAATTTATATACTGAATATTTGTTATGCCAAAATTCCCAAGCAAGTGCGACAGAGTGTTCAAGTATGTTAGATGAACTAGTAAAACATGATAGTTTTTCCAGGATGTTAAAAGTTGGTAGCTACGAGAGTAAATATGTCTGGTTAAAAGGTAAAGGCATTTTAAAAACTTACAAAGATAAGCCAAAGATATTATCTATAGACAATACAATAAGTCCTAAATCTGATAGTAAGGTCAATGAGGTAGTAAACTGGTTTTATGACCATTCTGTAGGCAGAGCAGTTAAAGGCATAAATCTTATTAGTGCTTTAATCCATGTTGGAGATGCTAATATTCCTGTAGGCTTTGAAGTACAAACTAAGGAAAACTTTGTAGTAGAAAAAGATAAAGCAGGTAGAGAACGTCTAAAGCGTAAAGCACGCTATACAATTAATGAACTGGCAAGAAAACTGGTATTGAAAATTATTAAAAATTTCTCTAGTTTTGATTATGTAGTAGCTGATAGGTATTTTGCTTCTAAAGATAATTTAAGATTTTTTAACAAACATAAACTCTCGTATGTAATAGGTATAGCGAATAATCGTTTAGTTGCTAAGAGTAAAGCTAATGCTCTTGCTGGTAACTACTGTAGGTTAGATGAATTAGGATTGCTAGAAAATGAGACTATAAAAATTTATTTAAAAGATATAAAATATAGTCTTGTGGTTACTCGCCAAGTCTTCAAAAACGGAGACAATTCAACAGGTGAGATTTATTTAATTACTAATGATCTGAACCTAGAGAGTAACCACATAAAAGATATCTATCAAAAAAGATGGAATATAGAAGTTTATCATCGAAGTATAAAACAAAATGCTAGTCTTGCTAAATCACCTACATCTATAGCTGTCACGCAACTTAACCACATAGGGCTTTCTATAGGGGCTTATTGTGAGCTTGAAAAATTAAAACTTGTATCAAATAAAAACCACTATGCTTTAAAAAGAAAAATGTTAATCGCCGCCAATCAAGCTAGCCATAGGGAAATTATAAAAATGAAAAAGATATTCAAAATGACTGCTTAA
- a CDS encoding MFS transporter: MSISFKKAEIFIVIVASIVLFTGLLGTDIILPALPIISKDLLINNKYSEYIITLYILGAGISILFYGPLSDKYGRKPVILVGLTIALLSNLFLFFFSYNINFILFFRFISGFGSGVCLGLMRVLMSDIFEGKKFVIAASYATTFTGLSIVVGPLIGSYVMSLTSWRGCFIVLMFLMSLNIIIVSRVPETNLYKNTTLASKSFFKVYTEVVLNKQFLNYICLSSIGFSTINIYTISSSFIIQETFRIDTLTYGKLVAANGFMLIIARLLLPKSIKRTGISNSIRIGIISLLMTGSLLILFYSLNILNIIWFLLFTVGIFISYTFIVLPSSAGVMSSVKVNKGILGSLYGASQMILSFLILYIFSSINASNLILITSMVYILFALLSFCVLYLIEHQF, encoded by the coding sequence ATGTCTATTTCTTTTAAAAAAGCTGAGATTTTCATTGTAATAGTTGCCAGTATTGTTTTATTTACAGGGTTGTTAGGAACAGATATTATCCTTCCTGCTCTTCCAATAATATCAAAAGATTTACTAATTAATAATAAATATTCAGAATATATAATAACTCTTTATATATTAGGAGCAGGGATTAGTATTTTATTTTATGGTCCTTTATCTGATAAATATGGAAGAAAACCAGTTATTCTAGTAGGGTTAACTATAGCTTTACTATCTAATCTATTTCTTTTCTTTTTTTCTTATAATATTAACTTTATTTTATTTTTCAGGTTTATCTCCGGATTTGGCTCAGGCGTTTGTTTAGGTTTAATGAGGGTACTGATGTCTGATATTTTTGAAGGAAAAAAGTTTGTCATAGCAGCATCATATGCCACTACGTTTACTGGTTTATCTATAGTAGTGGGACCATTGATAGGTTCGTATGTAATGTCTTTAACCAGCTGGCGGGGCTGTTTTATTGTATTAATGTTTTTAATGTCCTTAAATATAATAATTGTGTCAAGAGTGCCAGAAACTAATCTTTATAAAAACACTACTTTAGCTAGTAAAAGTTTTTTTAAAGTATATACGGAGGTTGTTCTAAATAAACAATTTTTGAATTATATATGTTTATCAAGTATAGGATTTTCTACTATAAATATTTATACGATATCGTCGTCTTTTATAATACAAGAAACTTTTAGAATAGATACTCTTACATATGGGAAGTTGGTTGCAGCTAATGGATTCATGCTAATAATAGCGAGATTATTATTGCCAAAAAGTATCAAAAGGACAGGGATATCAAATTCAATTAGAATAGGAATAATCTCTCTCTTGATGACTGGAAGTTTATTAATATTGTTCTATAGTTTAAATATTTTGAATATAATTTGGTTTCTATTATTCACTGTAGGTATATTTATCTCATACACCTTTATAGTACTTCCTTCATCAGCTGGAGTCATGAGTTCTGTTAAAGTAAACAAAGGAATTTTAGGTTCGTTATACGGAGCAAGTCAAATGATTTTAAGTTTTTTAATCTTATATATTTTTTCCAGTATAAATGCTAGTAATTTAATTCTAATAACCTCGATGGTATATATTTTATTTGCTTTACTCTCATTTTGTGTGCTCTATTTGATAGAACATCAATTTTAA
- a CDS encoding biotin--[acetyl-CoA-carboxylase] ligase, producing MNKTQQQIFNYLSDKEYVSGEEIGNKLGITRAAVSKNIKKLKDKYKINIFSNPKIGYLLEEKLDLIDVNKIEKVFDKVIYFYSIDSTSKYAIENQGNFSKNTIFIAEHQSNGFGRFNRSWSSPFGKNIYCTLLEFVELDVSKLTGLSLVISISIAKTLARFGLETKLKWPNDIFINNKKVSGIIINIFAEINNKAKLFIGFGLNVNMQKNEDIANQWTSLKLESKKHIDRTELLITLITEIRKDLDTFVKQGFTYFKVDYEKMNYLKDKTFLLKIGDKLFSNCSYKDLSDIGEIHIESNGNTYTFSSGEISILDNSIKS from the coding sequence ATGAACAAAACTCAACAGCAAATCTTTAATTACTTAAGTGACAAAGAATATGTAAGTGGGGAAGAGATAGGAAATAAGCTTGGAATTACAAGAGCAGCTGTATCTAAGAATATAAAAAAACTAAAAGACAAATATAAAATAAATATTTTTTCTAATCCCAAAATAGGATATTTATTAGAAGAAAAATTAGATTTAATTGATGTAAATAAAATAGAAAAAGTTTTTGATAAAGTTATATATTTTTATTCGATAGATTCAACATCTAAATATGCTATAGAAAACCAAGGTAATTTTAGCAAAAATACTATCTTTATAGCAGAGCATCAGAGTAATGGTTTTGGTAGGTTTAATAGAAGTTGGAGTTCTCCTTTTGGTAAAAACATATATTGCACTTTGCTTGAGTTTGTTGAATTAGACGTGTCAAAATTGACAGGTCTATCTTTAGTTATATCGATAAGCATTGCTAAAACGTTAGCCAGATTTGGGCTAGAAACTAAATTAAAGTGGCCTAATGATATTTTTATTAACAATAAAAAAGTTAGTGGAATTATTATAAATATTTTTGCTGAAATTAATAACAAAGCAAAACTATTTATTGGTTTTGGCTTAAATGTAAACATGCAGAAAAATGAAGATATAGCAAACCAATGGACTTCTTTAAAGTTAGAATCAAAGAAACATATTGATAGAACAGAACTGCTAATTACACTTATTACAGAAATTCGTAAAGATCTAGACACCTTTGTTAAACAGGGATTCACTTATTTTAAAGTAGATTATGAAAAGATGAATTACTTAAAAGATAAAACTTTTTTACTGAAAATAGGAGATAAGCTTTTTTCAAATTGTAGCTATAAAGATTTATCTGATATTGGTGAAATACATATTGAATCTAATGGTAATACTTATACTTTTTCATCTGGAGAGATTAGTATTTTAGATAATTCGATAAAATCTTGA
- the bioD gene encoding dethiobiotin synthase, which yields MKKFFIIGIDTEVGKTYTTTNLIKAYESQGINSLCLKPVASGKSETSDLAEDVESILNAYNYKFTAEQINLISFDQAIAPHIAAMNLNKNINLMELYQFITDKYKHNYDILLIEGAGGLLTPYSNNLTQLDLIKSLQIPVLLVSSIKVGCINHTLLTINELKRHNIKLKGWVANCNSEKISYIDEQIQTIEQLSGQECLAKIAKNSNYQDFIELSKILISPDEKV from the coding sequence ATGAAAAAATTTTTTATAATAGGGATAGATACAGAAGTAGGTAAAACATATACTACCACAAATCTAATAAAAGCTTACGAATCACAGGGTATAAACTCACTCTGTTTAAAACCTGTAGCTTCAGGGAAAAGTGAAACTTCTGATTTAGCAGAGGATGTTGAAAGTATCCTAAACGCTTATAATTATAAATTCACTGCTGAGCAAATAAACTTAATTTCATTTGATCAGGCTATAGCACCACATATAGCTGCCATGAATTTAAACAAAAATATTAATCTAATGGAACTCTATCAGTTTATTACAGATAAATATAAACACAACTATGATATTTTACTTATAGAAGGTGCTGGAGGATTACTTACACCTTATTCTAATAATCTTACACAACTAGATCTAATAAAATCTTTACAAATACCAGTTTTATTAGTTTCTAGTATAAAAGTTGGCTGTATAAACCATACATTACTGACAATTAACGAGTTAAAACGCCATAATATTAAATTAAAAGGTTGGGTAGCTAATTGTAATAGTGAAAAAATATCCTATATTGATGAACAAATACAAACAATAGAACAGCTATCTGGCCAAGAATGTTTAGCAAAAATAGCTAAAAATAGCAATTATCAAGATTTTATCGAATTATCTAAAATACTAATCTCTCCAGATGAAAAAGTATAA
- a CDS encoding GNAT family N-acetyltransferase, translating to MRITHNEMPTIEAIISLYKDSGIIRPIDDFDRIKMMYNNSNLVVCAYEGDELIGIGRSLTDFSYCCYLSDLAVSRKYQGKGIGKKIIDYIKNVITSKCTLLLLSSPSAMGFYEKINLDKSENCFMKRREF from the coding sequence ATGAGAATAACTCATAATGAAATGCCGACAATTGAAGCGATCATTAGTTTATATAAAGATTCTGGGATAATTCGTCCTATAGATGATTTTGATAGAATAAAAATGATGTACAACAATTCTAATTTAGTGGTTTGTGCATATGAAGGTGATGAGCTTATTGGTATAGGTAGATCATTAACAGATTTTTCATATTGTTGCTATCTATCAGACTTAGCTGTTTCTAGAAAATATCAAGGCAAAGGAATAGGAAAGAAGATAATAGATTATATTAAAAATGTTATCACCTCAAAATGTACTCTTTTATTGCTGTCATCGCCATCTGCTATGGGTTTTTATGAAAAAATTAATTTAGACAAATCTGAAAATTGCTTTATGAAAAGAAGAGAGTTTTAA
- a CDS encoding SidA/IucD/PvdA family monooxygenase, whose translation MDKKERFCWHGESLLYHARSQTSFLKDLVTPIDPTHPLSFLSYLHNHGLLYVFLSRNITNVYRKEMENYYVWCCNKIREEKDNIRFSTEVIGLHDCGKYFRVDTSKEVFKAKNLVVGLGIEPIVIEELHSNKNVIHSSQYLDYKNRGLLNDKKISIVGGSQSGAEILNDIIDSNISKDVSLYSRRINMKALQETSFDNELYNPSFVRYFTDLPDARKDDLLKNEIYTSDGITQNLLDELYNKIYSLKFVDNIDIDVNIYCSHNLRSITEKGGSLELFFEDINLGVDTYVYSDIAILCIGYRNKAFDFLENIQYTRKHRKVFLDVSNNKKIYIQNGFRRTFGLGDSNLSLSAYRNSMIINDILGYDKYKVHHEKILSYSY comes from the coding sequence ATAGATAAAAAAGAAAGATTTTGTTGGCATGGTGAATCCCTTTTATATCATGCAAGATCGCAAACAAGTTTTCTAAAAGATCTAGTAACACCTATTGATCCAACACATCCATTATCTTTTTTATCATATCTTCACAATCATGGACTTTTATATGTTTTTTTATCAAGAAATATTACTAACGTTTATAGAAAAGAAATGGAAAATTATTATGTCTGGTGTTGTAATAAGATTAGAGAAGAGAAAGATAATATACGTTTTTCTACAGAAGTAATTGGTCTTCATGATTGTGGAAAATATTTTAGGGTTGATACAAGTAAAGAAGTTTTTAAAGCTAAAAATTTAGTGGTTGGTTTAGGAATAGAACCAATTGTTATAGAAGAATTACACTCTAATAAAAATGTAATACATAGTTCCCAATATTTAGATTACAAAAATAGAGGTTTATTAAACGATAAAAAAATTTCTATCGTTGGTGGAAGCCAAAGTGGGGCGGAAATCCTTAACGATATTATTGATAGTAATATTAGCAAAGACGTTTCTTTATATTCAAGAAGAATTAATATGAAGGCATTACAAGAGACTAGCTTTGATAACGAACTTTATAATCCTTCTTTTGTTAGGTATTTCACAGATTTACCAGACGCAAGAAAAGATGATTTATTAAAAAACGAAATATATACTTCAGATGGGATAACACAAAACTTATTAGATGAGTTATATAATAAAATATATAGCTTAAAGTTTGTTGACAACATTGATATAGATGTAAATATTTATTGTAGCCATAATTTGAGAAGTATAACTGAAAAAGGTGGAAGTTTAGAATTATTTTTTGAAGACATAAACCTTGGTGTTGATACTTATGTTTATAGTGATATAGCAATATTATGTATAGGTTACAGAAATAAAGCTTTCGATTTTCTAGAAAATATACAGTATACGAGAAAACACAGAAAAGTTTTCCTAGATGTAAGTAATAATAAGAAAATATACATCCAAAATGGTTTTAGGAGGACTTTTGGATTAGGTGATAGTAATTTAAGTTTATCTGCTTATAGAAACTCTATGATTATAAACGATATATTAGGATACGATAAGTACAAAGTGCATCACGAAAAAATTCTTTCATATTCTTACTAG
- a CDS encoding ATP-grasp domain-containing protein, with protein sequence MKQKHIIIICDGYSSGHFIPKLFNGLGYSCLHVTSSDSYNHKVSQSTFCKMDYIESFIINDDKSYVGFLDAIKNRRVLCAMAGSEFGILMADKINKDLKIVWHDFSKGVVKRNKYLMHEQLKYDNLAYAGQVLTSNLDEIFCFYEKNQKKRIVLKPVSSALSDSVFYCDTETQIREAFNYIKLKKDVFGKDNKSVLVQQYLQGQQYIVNTISSKRNHYVTDIWGEVAENDDMPSNDIYSELIHYNDFPYKILEKYSFDVLDSLGIWNGPAHLEIRLTENGPILVECGARLGGSVDFSLTQSIYGLSQLSLLPFATFNTDLFLTLTRDRSNGKLKYARYVYLSSHVKGKIIKDINFSVFNDIESLFSMKMSIKKGDLLQPINRALGIGRPGYIYLVNNDKKN encoded by the coding sequence ATGAAACAAAAACACATAATTATAATATGTGATGGATATTCTAGTGGACACTTTATTCCTAAGCTTTTCAATGGGTTAGGATATAGTTGTTTGCACGTTACTAGTAGTGATAGCTATAATCATAAAGTTTCACAAAGCACTTTTTGCAAAATGGATTATATAGAGAGTTTTATAATAAATGATGATAAGTCTTATGTAGGTTTTTTGGATGCTATAAAGAATAGAAGAGTGTTATGTGCTATGGCTGGGTCAGAGTTTGGTATATTAATGGCAGATAAAATAAACAAAGACCTTAAAATAGTTTGGCATGACTTTTCAAAAGGTGTTGTAAAAAGAAATAAGTATTTAATGCATGAGCAATTGAAGTATGACAATTTAGCATACGCAGGTCAGGTTCTAACTTCTAATTTGGATGAAATTTTTTGTTTTTATGAAAAAAATCAAAAAAAAAGAATAGTTTTGAAACCTGTATCTAGCGCATTATCAGATAGTGTTTTTTATTGTGACACTGAAACGCAAATTAGAGAAGCTTTTAATTATATTAAACTAAAAAAGGATGTGTTTGGAAAAGATAACAAATCTGTTCTTGTTCAGCAATATTTACAAGGTCAGCAATATATTGTTAATACGATTTCATCAAAACGAAACCATTATGTAACAGATATATGGGGAGAGGTGGCTGAGAATGATGATATGCCTTCAAATGATATATATAGTGAATTAATTCACTATAATGACTTTCCATATAAAATATTAGAAAAGTATTCTTTTGATGTTCTTGATTCCCTTGGGATTTGGAATGGTCCAGCACACCTGGAAATAAGGCTTACTGAAAACGGACCCATTTTGGTGGAGTGTGGTGCTAGGCTAGGAGGAAGTGTAGATTTTTCGTTAACGCAGAGCATATATGGTTTATCTCAGCTATCTCTACTTCCGTTTGCTACTTTTAACACAGATTTATTTCTGACTTTGACTAGAGATCGTAGTAATGGAAAGCTTAAGTATGCTAGATACGTATATTTATCTTCTCACGTTAAGGGGAAAATAATAAAAGATATTAATTTTAGTGTTTTCAATGATATTGAATCTCTATTTAGTATGAAAATGAGTATTAAAAAAGGTGATTTATTACAACCTATAAATAGAGCTTTGGGAATAGGGCGACCAGGTTATATATATCTTGTTAATAATGATAAAAAAAATTAG
- a CDS encoding class I tRNA ligase family protein, with product MLVNNEVRIPTNANEGSILLKPNEYTRIQNHHDTEIWMIEKGKGLLYSQGQYTNVFKGKVIKFEPFEDHILINTETNDLALKSFWYVNQKDINKAIENKKGKPQKYIVGCAYPTPNGPLHLGHIFGPYIISDVINRFFKKNGVTSFFATGTYGYTNHIEKTSKLLYKETVEKFEESISSSFRKLSLSFDYFLKQFPENKTFLNSLNVFKDFILRKDLVKEKEVLNQFNEKTETFIDESFVEGLCPNCRQLTIAIECENCGMMQDAAKIINPIHSVTKEKLLKRKVKKLYLNFDADYINKIKLYLFSEKNVVFSYLIKQIDQYIENKQLEDIPISVFKTNGTTIYEGQKLSIAAERALRFFDVIKTNEDYDKYLFFCGIDNTFISAIASPYILKKMGIDYTKLPICVINSYTLLNGQKFSTSRNNAIWLEDIKDYNINLLRLYYAKTKNLGNVSFNLGLFKKFCTNTLNLWVSVFSSLKKIVDSINMDKLEAGNWDSQDINFFSYVNNLKEITDREYESFNLEKVFLYYEFFL from the coding sequence ATGTTAGTTAATAATGAGGTTAGAATACCTACGAATGCTAATGAAGGTTCAATCTTATTAAAACCAAATGAGTATACTCGCATACAAAATCATCACGACACAGAAATATGGATGATTGAAAAAGGAAAAGGGTTACTGTATTCACAAGGCCAATATACAAACGTTTTCAAAGGAAAGGTGATCAAATTTGAGCCTTTTGAAGATCATATTTTAATCAATACAGAAACAAACGATCTTGCTCTAAAATCTTTTTGGTATGTTAATCAAAAAGATATCAATAAAGCTATTGAAAATAAGAAAGGAAAACCCCAAAAATATATCGTTGGGTGCGCTTATCCTACACCAAATGGACCTCTACACCTTGGACATATTTTTGGGCCTTATATTATTTCAGATGTGATTAATAGGTTCTTTAAAAAAAATGGGGTGACTTCGTTTTTTGCAACAGGAACATACGGTTACACAAACCATATAGAAAAAACTTCAAAGCTACTTTATAAAGAGACCGTTGAAAAATTTGAAGAAAGTATTTCCTCCAGTTTTAGAAAGCTTAGTCTAAGTTTTGATTATTTTCTAAAACAATTTCCAGAAAATAAAACTTTTTTAAATAGCTTAAATGTTTTTAAGGATTTTATTCTAAGAAAAGATTTAGTAAAAGAAAAAGAAGTTTTAAACCAGTTTAATGAAAAGACAGAAACTTTTATTGATGAGAGTTTTGTTGAGGGCCTTTGCCCTAATTGTCGCCAGTTAACTATAGCTATTGAATGTGAAAACTGTGGTATGATGCAAGATGCTGCTAAAATTATTAATCCCATACATTCTGTAACTAAAGAAAAATTATTAAAAAGAAAAGTAAAAAAACTGTACTTAAATTTCGACGCAGACTATATAAACAAAATAAAATTATATCTTTTTAGTGAAAAAAATGTAGTTTTCTCATATTTAATAAAACAAATAGATCAATATATTGAAAATAAGCAATTAGAGGATATTCCTATATCAGTTTTTAAGACTAATGGAACAACAATATACGAAGGGCAAAAGCTATCAATTGCTGCTGAGAGGGCTTTAAGGTTTTTTGATGTTATTAAAACAAACGAAGATTACGACAAGTATTTATTTTTCTGTGGAATAGATAATACATTTATAAGTGCTATAGCAAGCCCTTATATTCTTAAAAAAATGGGGATTGATTATACAAAACTACCTATTTGTGTAATAAATAGTTATACCCTGTTAAATGGGCAAAAATTTTCTACTAGTAGGAATAATGCTATTTGGCTAGAAGATATTAAAGATTATAATATTAACTTACTCAGGCTATATTATGCCAAAACTAAAAATTTGGGGAATGTTTCATTTAACCTTGGATTGTTCAAAAAATTTTGTACTAATACGTTGAATCTTTGGGTTAGTGTATTCTCTTCGCTCAAAAAAATTGTTGATAGTATCAATATGGATAAGCTTGAGGCAGGAAACTGGGACTCTCAAGATATAAATTTCTTCAGCTATGTAAATAATCTTAAAGAAATTACTGATAGAGAATATGAAAGCTTTAATTTAGAGAAAGTTTTTTTATATTATGAATTTTTTTTGTAA